The following proteins are co-located in the Limanda limanda chromosome 5, fLimLim1.1, whole genome shotgun sequence genome:
- the LOC133002346 gene encoding immediate early response gene 5-like protein, whose protein sequence is MECAFDAQNLISISLRKIQSSRTQRGGIKLHKNLLVTYVLRNARQFYMSKNLSQAQRTQHYEDVAAVRDRQEYLELTGSFTELADDFYCNFTGVESDTWHCGAHQPGGQPAELAHQDASACAMVPASDSELMVPEACWSCADKSSWDLPVPNTQANQKTVLDLDTHVVTTVTNGYFHSDCCAQPRQPQGAHCYARKRKMDTSYHIVDPEFYLPDFGQVPCKRMRSDEDSYSDSDSTNISNLISVLGSGGLSDFVSWQQTDLEQIFAAQTICIKHTLLTGSGWTRAIEAF, encoded by the coding sequence ATGGAGTGTGCATTTGACGCACAGAATCTGATCTCCATTTCACTGAGGAAAATCCAAAGCTCCAGGACGCAGAGAGGAGGCATCAAGCTCCACAAGAACTTGCTGGTAACGTACGTCCTGCGAAACGCCAGGCAGTTTTACATGAGCAAAAACTTGTCGCAGGCGCAGAGGACGCAGCACTATGAGGACGTGGCCGCAGTCCGTGACAGGCAAGAATACCTGGAATTGACTGGGAGCTTTACGGAGTTGGCCGATGACTTCTACTGCAACTTTACTGGGGTTGAGTCGGACACTTGGCACTGCGGAGCGCACCAGCCCGGCGGCCAGCCTGCAGAGCTGGCGCACCAGGACGCATCGGCGTGCGCAATGGTTCCAGCAAGCGACTCCGAGCTCATGGTTCCTGAAGCCTGCTGGAGCTGTGCGGACAAATCATCCTGGGACTTACCTGTCCCCAACACGCAGGCCAACCAGAAGACGGTGCTCGACCTGGACACGCATGTGGTGACTACTGTCACCAATGGATACTTCCACTCAGACTGTTGCGCGCAGCCGAGGCAGCCGCAGGGCGCGCACTGCTACGCCAGGAAGCGGAAGATGGACACAAGTTATCACATTGTTGATCCAGAGTTTTATTTACCAGACTTTGGGCAGGTGCCATGTAAGAGAATGAGGAGTGACGAGGACTCTTACTCAGACTCGGACAGCACGAACATCTCCAACCTGATCTCAGTGCTGGGCTCAGGTGGACTCTCTGACTTTGTGAGTTGGCAGCAGACGGACCTTGAGCAAATATTCGCCGCGCAAACAATctgtataaaacacacactgttgacAGGCAGCGGCTGGACCAGAGCCATCGAGGCGTTTTGA